One stretch of Ipomoea triloba cultivar NCNSP0323 chromosome 8, ASM357664v1 DNA includes these proteins:
- the LOC116026611 gene encoding uncharacterized zinc finger CCHC domain-containing protein At4g19190, which translates to MEEEEGGGPRLSKRFSDKDGEVDYKTKAGTAWSHSFLNQKPWHPLSYPNQRRKWIAEQTHSQKERRAEEISREYAQEQDFFRQTALVSKKEKEKLEMMKAVSFMYVRPPGYNPESAKAAEVEDERKKQEQVGTSQSPTAEGASNSKKPESMPPIEEKKKPRPKDVFGRLLPTEEQFEVLKNAPRLETGAPARVKPFAIEIRNVKCVRCGNFGHQSGDRECPLKDAIMPNEESRLKRDDPLTAILAQTESSEPLKWELKQKPGLSPPRGGFRPDDPNQQIVAEDIFDEYGGFLAGNNIPDLLLSNFSSKPKKKKKSSKSKHKRRASPTSSDSRDHEETESSSDDDDRGRRSKKRRHFRPDDPNQKIVAEDIINEYGGFLARDNIPDLLSNFSSKTKKKKSSKSKHKRRASPASSDSRDHEETESSSDDDRRRRSKKRHKKKSRKHSESSSSSEDSNSDRHRKRSTKPRHSRPSSSRYSDSAGKHKRRDHHHNHHHHRRRHDHQSDSLLE; encoded by the exons ATGGAGGAGGAGGAAGGCGGAGGGCCGAGGCTGAGCAAGAGATTCTCCGACAAGGACGGAGAAGTGGACTACAAGACCAAGGCAGGCACCGCCTGGTCTCACTCTTTCCTCAACCAGAAGCCTTGGCACCCTCTCTCTTATCCCAACCAGCGCCGAAAGTGGATCGCCGAGCAGACCCACTCCCAGAAGGAACGCCGAGCCGAAGAGATTTCCCGAGAG TATGCTCAAGAACAGGATTTTTTCCGTCAGACTGCTCTTGTCTCCAAGAAGGAGAAAGAAAAG TTGGAGATGATGAAAGCTGTTAGCTTTATGTATGTTCGACCGCCTGGCTACAATCCGGAAAGCGCTAAAGCTGCTGAGGTAGAAGATGAGAGGAAAAAGCAGGAGCAAGTTGGCACTTCTCAGAGCCCGACTGCAGAGGGCGCTTCAAATTCAAA GAAGCCTGAGTCTATGCCTcctattgaagagaaaaagaaacCGAGGCCAAAAGATGTCTTTGGCCGTCTCTTACCAACAGAAGAACAATTCGAAGTCCTCAAAAATGCTCCAAG ACTGGAAACAGGTGCCCCTGCAAGGGTCAAACCTTTTGCAATTGAGATACGCAATGTCAAATGTGTACGATGCGGGAACTTTGGTCATCAAAGTGGTGATCGTGAATGCCCATTAAAAGATGCTATCATGCCAAATGAAGAGAGTCGGTTGAAAAGAGACGACCCTTTAACAGCTATCTTAGCTCAGACAGAGTCAAGTGAG CCTTTAAAGTGGGAACTCAAACAAAAACCCGGGTTGAGTCCTCCTCGAGGCGGGTTCAGACCCGATGATCCCAACCAGCAGATAGTTGCAGAGGACATATTTGATGAGTATGGAG GGTTTCTCGCGGGGAACAATATTCCTGACCTGCTGCTATCCAACTTCTCAAGCAagccaaagaagaagaaaaaatccaGTAAGAGTAAACACAAGAGGAGAGCTTCACCAACCTCGAGTGATTCACGTGACCATGAAGAAACCGAGTCttcttctgatgatgatgatagagGGAGAAGATCAAAGAAGAGGAGACATTTCAGACCCGACGATCCCAACCAGAAGATAGTTGCGGAGGACATAATCAACGAGTATGGAG GGTTCCTCGCGAGGGACAATATTCCTGACCTGCTATCCAACTTCTCAAGCAAAACGAAGAAGAAAAAATCCAGTAAGAGTAAACACAAGAGGAGGGCCTCACCAGCCTCCAGTGATTCACGCGACCATGAAGAAACCGAGTCTTCTTCCGATGATGATAGAAGAAGAAGATCGAAGAAGAGACATAAAAAGAAGTCACGAAAGCATTCCGAGTCAAGCTCATCATCAGAGGACTCCAACTCTGACAGGCATCGAAAGAGAAGTACCAAACCGAGGCACTCTCGCCCTAGTTCATCTCGCTATTCAGATTCAGCCGGGAAACATAAGAGGAGAGatcaccaccacaaccaccaccaccataggCGTCGCCATGATCATCAGTCTGATTCTTTACTAGAATGA
- the LOC116027117 gene encoding protein TRI1-like yields the protein MASSARIFGKGCRILMAAAKSSAASSSAATTAPKGRGRPNGILKPIKVSPALEKFLGAPEASRTDAVKKVWEYIKAHNLQNPANKKEINCDEKLKTIFSGKDKVGFLEIAKLLTQHFPKAT from the exons ATGGCCTCATCAGCTCGGATTTTCGGCAAGGGCTGCCGGATTCTGATGGCCGCCGCGAAGAGCTCCGCAGCCTCGAGCTCAGCAGCTACGACTGCCCCGAAAGGCAGAGGCCGTCCGAATGGAATTCTGAAGCCGATCAAGGTCTCCCCGGCTCTCGAGAAGTTCTTAGGTGCCCCTGAGGCCTCTCGCACTGACGCCGTCAAGAAAGTCTGGGAATACATCAAAGCCCATAATCTTCAG AATCCCGCAAACAAGAAAGAGATAAATTGCGACGAGAAGTTGAAGACTATATTCAGTGGCAAGGACAAAGTCGGGTTTCTCGAGATTGCTAAGCTGCTAACCCAGCATTTTCCCAAGGCCACTTAA
- the LOC116027288 gene encoding nudix hydrolase 3-like — MAALHQKVEYLDVLTKTGEKTGISKPRGDVHRDGDYHRAVYVWIYAESTQELLLQRRADCKDSWPGQWDASSAGHISAGDSSLVSAMRELQEELGITLPKDAFELIFSFLQECVINDGTFINNEYDDVYLVTTIDPIPLDAFTFQESEVSAVKYIPYHEYRSLLAKEDPNYVPYDVNSLYGQIFDIIEKRYKESVESRSLALQKQLSRYAHVSLSAEITGLNDADKKALALIIKAAKIMDRIFYLQVWYSNPSLRDWLREHAGESQLDKLKWSYYQINKSPWSCLDENEAFLTTADSAVKLLPEATKSVTGWKGLQYRTAFPIIKPPGANFYPPDMDKMEFSLWKDSLPEDQKKEAMGFFNVIKRHSESELDIPISQNRSTPNSSCDLYIVPYCQEYNSLLSEAAKLLHEAGDLTSSLSLRIFLHSKADAFLSNDYYDSDIAWMELDSKLDVTIGPYETYEDALFGYKATFEAFIGVRDDEATAQVKLFGDHLQVLEKNLPMDNVYKSEDVTAAPIRVIRVLYNSGDVKGPQTVAFNLPNDESIVKDRGTSMVMLKNVSEAKFKLILQPIADACITKELREFVDFESFFTHTICHECCHGIGPHTITLPNGKKSTVRLELQELHSALEEAKADIVGLWALKFLIGEGLLPKSLVRSMYVSFLAGCFRSVRFGLEEAHGKGQALQFNYMFEKGAFVLQPDETFSIDFDKVEDVVERLSREILTVQARGDKDGARTLLKKYGVMTPPLQRALQKLETIQVPVDIVPEFPVADQILRESR, encoded by the exons ATGGCCGCCCTGCATCAGAAAGTAGAGTACCTTGATGTCCTTACTAAAACCGGTGAAAAAACCGGCATCTCAAAACCAAG AGGGGATGTACACAGAGATGGGGATTATCATCGGGCTGTTTACGTGTGGATATATGCTGAAAGCACACAAGAGCTACTTCTGCAACGCCGTGCTGACTGCAAGGACTCTTGGCCTGGTCAGTGGGATGCATCGAGTGCTGGTCATATATCTGCTGGGGATTCGTCTCTGGTTTCAGCTAT GAGGGAGCTTCAAGAAGAACTTGGTATAACACTTCCAAAGGATGCATTTGAATTGATATTCTCCTTTCTTCAAGAATG TGTTATCAATGATGGAACATTTATCAACAATGAATACGATGATGTATATCTGGTTACCACAATAGATCCAATTCCTCTAGATGCCTTTACCTTTCAG GAATCAGAAGTTTCAGCTGTTAAATATATCCCTTACCATGAGTACAGAAGTTTACTTGCTAAAGAAGATCCTAATTATGTGCCTTATGACGTGAATAGTTTATATGGTCAGATCTTTGACATAATTGAGAAAAG GTACAAAGAAAGTGTTGAATCACGGAGTTTGGCCCTACAAAAGCAGCTTAGTCGTTATGCTCATGTTTCCCTAAGTGCTGAG ATTACTGGGCTAAATGATGCAGATAAAAAGGCTCTAGCTCTTATTATCAAAGCTGCAAAGATAATGGACAGGATTTTTTACTTGCAG GTCTGGTATAGCAACCCATCTTTGAGAGATTGGTTAAGGGAGCATGCTGGCGAATCTCAGTTGGACAAGTTAAAATGGAGTTATTATCAGATTAATAAAAGTCCATG GTCCTGTCTGGATGAAAACGAGGCATTTTTGACAACTGCAGACTCAGCTGTAAAGCTCCTTCCTGAGGCTACAAAGTCCGTGACAGGGTGGAAGGGTCTTCAGTATAGAACAGCATTTCCCATTATAAAACCACCTGGTGCCAATTTTTATCCACCCGATATGGACAAAATG gAATTTTCGTTGTGGAAAGACAGTCTCCCAGAGGATCAAAAGAAGGAAGCAATGGGATTCTTTAATGTAATCAAAAGGCATAGTGAATCTGAACTGGATATACCAATATCTCAAAATAGATCGACCCCAAATTCTTCCTGTGACCTATATATTGTGCCGTACTGTCAAGAGTACAACTCGCTCCTTTCTGAAGCTGCAAAGTTACTACATGAAGCCGGAGACCTTACGAGCTCACTTAG TTTGAGAATATTTCTACACAGCAAGGCGGATGCCTTCCTTTCCAATGATTACTATGACTCAGATATTGCGTGGATGGAGTTG GACTCTAAGTTGGACGTAACTATTGGCCCGTATGAAACTTACGAAGATGCACTCTTTGGATATAAG GCTACCTTTGAGGCATTTATCGGGGTCCGAGATGACGAAGCAACAGCTCAAGTCAAGCTCTTTGGTGATCATTTACAG GTTTTGGAAAAGAACCTACCAATGGACAATGTTTATAAGTCAGAAGACGTGACAGCTGCTCCTATTCGGGTCATCCGGGTTCTTTATAATTCGGGG GATGTGAAGGGCCCTCAAACAGTTGCGTTTAATCTTCCAAACGACGAGTCTATAGTGAAAGATCGAGGAACATCAATGGTCATGCTTAAGAATGTTTCGGAAGCAAA GTTCAAGCTCATTCTTCAGCCTATAGCTGATGCATGTATTACCAAGGAACTTCGGGAGTTTGTTGATTTTGAATCTTTCTTTACGCACACAATTTGCCACGAGTGCTGCCATGGCATTGGGCCTCACACCATCACACTTCCAAATGGGAAGAAATCAACAGTTAGATTG GAGCTGCAAGAGCTCCACTCGGCGTTAGAAGAAGCTAAAGCCGACATTGTTGGGCTGTGGGCGCTAAAGTTTCTAATTGGCGAG GGTTTGCTTCCGAAGAGCCTAGTGAGATCGATGTATGTCTCGTTTCTTGCTGGATGTTTTCGCTCTGTGCGCTTTGGATTAGAGGAAGCTCATGG AAAAGGACAGGCGCTGCAGTTCAATTATATGTTCGAGAAAGGTGCCTTTGTCTTACAACCTGACGAGACCTTCTCCATTGACTTCGATAAG GTCGAGGATGTTGTCGAGCGCTTGAGTAGGGAAATCCTTACAGTACAAGCGAGAGGCGATAAAGATGGCGCCAGAACGCTTCTTAAGAAATATGGCGTTATGACTCCTCCACTGCAACGTGCACTCCAAAAACTGGAAACGATTCAG GTTCCGGTGGACATAGTTCCTGAATTTCCCGTTGCTGATCAAATTTTACGCGAAAGCCGTTGA
- the LOC116027287 gene encoding nudix hydrolase 3-like — MAALHQEVEYLDVLTKTGEKTGISKPRRDVHRDGDYHRAVNVWIYAESTQELLLQCRADCKDSWPGRWDASSAGHISAGDSSLVSAARELQEELGITLPKDAFELIFFFLQECVINDGTFINNEYNDVYLVTIIDPIPLDAFTLQESEVSAVKYIPYHEYRSLLAKEDPNYVPYDMNSVYGQLFKIIEKRYKENVESRSLALQKQLSRYAHVSLSAEITGLNDADKKALALIIKAAKIMDRIFYLQVWYSNPSLRDWLREHAGKSQLDKLKWSYYQINKSPWSCLDENEAFLTTADSAVKLLPEATKPVTGWKGLQYRTAFPIIKPPGANFYPPDMDKMEFSLWRDGLPEDQKKEAMGFFNVIKRHSESELDIPISQNTSTPNSSHDLYIVPYCQEYNSLLSEAAKLLHEAGDLTSSLSLRRFLHSKADAFLSNDYYDSDIAWMELDSKLDVTIGPYETYEDALFGYKATFEAFIGIRDDEATAQLKLFGDHLQVLEKNLPMDNVYKSEDVAAAPIRVIRVLYNSGDVKGPQTVAFNLPNDESIVKDRGTSMVMLKNVSEAKFKLILQPIADACIAKELREFVDFESFFTHTICHECCHGIGPHTITLPNGKKSTVRLELQELHSALEEAKADIVGLWALKFLIGEGLLPKSLVRSMYVSFLAGCFRSVRFGLEEAHGKGQALQFNYMFEKGAFVLQPDETFSINFDKVEDVVESLSREILTVQARGDKDGARMLLKKYGVMTPPLQCALQKLETIQVPVDIVPEFPIADQILRESH; from the exons ATGGCTGCCCTGCATCAGGAAGTAGAGTACCTTGATGTCCTCACTAAAACCGGTGAAAAAACCGGCATCTCAAAACCAAG AAGGGATGTACACAGAGATGGGGATTATCATCGGGCTGTTAACGTGTGGATATATGCTGAAAGCACACAAGAGCTACTTCTGCAATGCCGTGCTGACTGCAAGGACTCTTGGCCTGGTCGGTGGGATGCATCGAGTGCTGGTCATATATCTGCTGGGGATTCATCTCTGGTTTCAGCTGC GAGGGAGCTTCAAGAAGAACTCGGTATAACACTTCCGAAAGATGCATTTGAATTGatattcttctttcttcaagaatG TGTTATCAATGATGGAACATTCATCAACAATGAATACAACGATGTATATCTGGTTACCATAATAGATCCAATTCCTCTAGATGCCTTTACCTTACAG GAATCAGAAGTTTCAGCTGTTAAATATATCCCTTACCACGAGTACAGAAGTTTACTTGCTAAAGAAGATCCTAATTATGTGCCTTATGACATGAATAGTGTATATGGTCAGCTCTTTAAGATAATTGAGAAAAG GTACAAAGAAAATGTTGAATCACGGAGTTTGGCCCTACAAAAGCAGCTTAGTCGTTATGCTCATGTTTCCCTAAGTGCTGAG ATTACTGGGCTAAATGATGCAGATAAAAAAGCTCTAGCCCTTATTATCAAAGCTGCAAAGATTATGGACAGGATTTTTTACTTGCAG GTCTGGTATAGCAACCCATCTTTGAGAGATTGGTTAAGGGAGCATGCTGGTAAATCGCAGTTGGACAAGTTAAAATGGAGTTATTATCAGATTAATAAAAGTCCATG GTCCTGTCTGGATGAAAACGAGGCATTTTTGACAACTGCAGACTCAGCTGTAAAGCTCCTTCCCGAGGCTACAAAGCCCGTGACAGGGTGGAAGGGTCTTCAGTATAGAACAGCATTTCCCATTATAAAGCCACCTGGTGCCAATTTTTACCCACCAGATATGGACAAAATG GAATTTTCGTTGTGGAGAGACGGTCTCCCAGAGGATCAAAAGAAGGAAGCGATGGGATTCTTTAATGTAATCAAAAGGCATAGTGAATCTGAACTGGATATACCAATATCTCAAAATACATCGACCCCAAATTCTTCCCATGACCTATATATTGTCCCGTACTGTCAAGAGTACAACTCGCTCCTTTCTGAAGCTGCGAAGTTACTACATGAAGCCGGAGACCTTACGAGCTCACTTAG TTTGAGAAGATTTCTACACAGCAAGGCGGATGCCTTCCTTTCCAATGATTACTACGACTCAGATATTGCGTGGATGGAGTTG GACTCTAAGTTGGACGTAACTATTGGCCCGTATGAAACTTACGAAGATGCACTTTTTGGATACAAG GCTACCTTTGAGGCCTTTATTGGAATCCGGGATGACGAAGCAACAGCTCAACTCAAGCTCTTTGGTGATCATTTGCAG GTTTTGGAAAAGAACCTACCAATGGACAATGTTTATAAGTCAGAAGATGTGGCAGCTGCTCCTATTCGGGTCATCCGGGTTCTTTATAATTCCGGG GATGTGAAGGGCCCTCAAACAGTTGCGTTTAATCTTCCAAACGATGAGTCTATAGTGAAAGATCGAGGAACATCAATGGTCATGCTTAAGAACGTTTCGGAAGCAAA GTTCAAGCTCATTCTTCAGCCTATAGCTGATGCATGTATTGCCAAGGAACTTCGGGAGTTTGTGGATTTTGAATCTTTCTTTACGCACACAATATGCCACGAGTGCTGCCATGGCATTGGGCCTCACACCATCACACTTCCAAATGGGAAGAAATCAACAGTTAGATTG GAGCTGCAAGAGCTCCACTCAGCACTAGAAGAAGCTAAAGCCGACATTGTTGGACTGTGGGCCCTAAAGTTTCTAATTGGCGAG GGTTTGCTTCCGAAGAGCCTAGTGAGATCAATGTATGTCTCTTTTCTTGCTGGATGTTTTCGCTCTGTGCGGTTTGGATTAGAGGAAGCTCATGG AAAAGGACAGGCGCTGCAGTTCAATTATATGTTCGAGAAAGGTGCATTTGTCTTACAACCTGATGAGACTTTCTCCATTAACTTCGATAAG GTCGAGGATGTTGTCGAGAGCTTGAGTAGGGAAATCCTTACAGTACAAGCGAGAGGCGATAAAGATGGCGCCAGAATGCTTCTTAAGAAATATGGCGTTATGACTCCACCACTGCAATGTGCACTCCAAAAACTGGAAACCATTCAG GTTCCGGTGGACATAGTTCCTGAATTTCCCATTGCTGATCAAATTTTACGCGAAAGCCATTGA
- the LOC116026717 gene encoding glycine-rich cell wall structural protein produces the protein MSGGKDRGLHYPYSYDYPPPPTTAYPPPHGYPPPATVYPPSGYPPPSSAYTQPYSSTYHSSGGYPAHHPSGIYGSSSLAGPMVAAAAGYGAGRYHSGHGGGGRYGYGGGGYGYSSGGFGHYGHGKFKRGKFGKHGKFGKHGMFGGKFKKWK, from the exons ATGTCAGGAGGAAAGGATAGAGGGCTACACTACCCATATAGTTATGACTATCCTCCGCCGCCAACTACGGCTTACCCTCCGCCGCATGGGTATCCACCGCCGGCGACCGTGTATCCTCCTAGTGGATACCCACCACCGTCTTCTGCTTATACTCAGCCCTATTCTTCTACTTACCACTCTTCAGGTGGTTATCCTGCACACCATCCATCAG GGATATATGGATCTAGCAGCCTTGCTGGGCCGATGGTGGCGGCAGCGGCGGGATATGGCGCCGGCCGTTATCACTCCGGGCACGGCGGCGGCGGTCGCTATGGATATGGCGGCGGTGGCTATGGATATAGCAGCGGTGGCTTTGGACACTATGGTCATGGAAAGTTCAAGCGTGGGAAGTTTGGGAAGCATGGAAAGTTTGGAAAGCATGGAATGTTCGGAGGAAAATTCAAGAAGTGGAAGTGA
- the LOC116028057 gene encoding abscisic acid 8'-hydroxylase CYP707A2 isoform X1 produces the protein MEIPSIIFYLLASIIIFTFLLLLRSVFKLFSSPSAMKLPLPPGTLGWPFIGETFHLYSQDPNLFFSAKIKKYGSIFKTHILGCRCVMISSPAAAKMVLVTKAHLFKPTFPASKERMLGKQAIFFHQGDYHAKLRKLVLRAFMPESIKHFVPAVESIATNTLHSLQGRLINTYQEMKTYTFNVALLSILGKDEVVYREDLKRCYYILEKGYNSMPVNLPGTLFHKSMKARAELAKILAKILCIRRQSSETHNDLLGSLMADNEGLTDDQIADNIIGVIFAARDTTASVLTWILKFLAENPTVLEAVTVEQEAIMRSKGEKVLSWEDTKKMPITTRVIQETLRVASILSFTFREAVEDVEFEGQLDKVKTTHFLPGQTLFWDSDVIIHANIPFFFLKKINSGYLIPKGWKVLPLFRNIHHSPDHFPDPETFDPSRFEVAPKPNTFMPFGNGAHACPGNEFSKLEILVLVHHLTTKYRWSMVGPQNGIQYGPFALPQNGLPINLYLKDSLNSSH, from the exons ATGGAGATTCCATCAATAATCTTCTACCTTTTGGCTTCCATTATCATCTtcacctttcttcttctcctccgtTCAGTCTTcaagctcttctcttctccCTCAGCCATGAAATTGCCCCTCCCACCTGGCACTCTTGGCTGGCCCTTCATTGGAGAAACCTTTCACCTCTACTCTCAAGACCCAAATCTCTTCTTCTCCGCCAAAATCAAAAA GTATGGTTCTATATTCAAGACCCACATTTTGGGGTGTCGGTGTGTGATGATCTCCAGCCCGGCGGCGGCGAAGATGGTTCTGGTGACCAAGGCTCATCTCTTCAAGCCAACTTTTCCGGCGAGCAAAGAGAGAATGCTGGGGAAACAGGCCATCTTCTTCCACCAGGGAGACTACCATGCCAAACTCAGAAAGCTTGTCCTCCGAGCATTCATGCCGGAATCCATCAAACACTTCGTCCCCGCCGTCGAATCCATCGCCACCAACACCCTCCATTCCTTGCAGGGAAGACTCATCAACACCTACCAAGAAATGAAGACA tacACTTTCAATGTGGCGCTGCTTTCCATACTGGGAAAGGACGAGGTTGTCTACCGGGAAGATCTGAAGAGGTGCTACTACATTCTCGAGAAAGGCTACAACTCCATGCCGGTAAATCTTCCGGGAACGCTCTTCCACAAATCCATGAAAGCCCGAGCGGAGCTGGCGAAAATCCTGGCCAAAATCCTCTGCATTCGAAGGCAATCAAGCGAAACCCACAATGACTTGCTGGGATCTCTCATGGCCGACAACGAAGGCCTCACCGACGACCAGATTGCCGACAATATCATCGGAGTTATCTTCGCCGCCCGCGACACCACCGCCAGTGTTCTCACTTGGATCCTTAAATTCCTCGCTGAAAACCCCACTGTCCTTGAAGCTGTCACA GTTGAGCAAGAGGCTATTATGAGGAGCAAAGGGGAGAAGGTTTTGAGTTGGGAAGATACAAAGAAGATGCCAATTACTACAAGGGTAATTCAGGAAACACTAAGGGTGGCATCAATCTTGTCTTTCACTTTCAGAGAAGCTGTGGAAGATGTGGAGTTTGAAGGTCAGCTTGACAAAGTCAAAACTACCCATTTCTTGCCTGGTCAAACTTTATTCTGGGATTCTGATGTCATAATTCATGCtaatattccattttttttcttgaaaaaaataaattcagggTATCTCATTCCAAAAGGGTGGAAAGTGTTGCCTCTCTTCAGAAACATTCATCACAGCCCAGATCATTTCCCAGATCCAGAGACATTTGATCCTTCAAGATTTGAG GTTGCTCCAAAACCCAATACTTTTATGCCATTTGGCAATGGGGCCCATGCATGCCCTGGAAATGAGTTTTCCAAGCTGGAGATTTTGGTTCTTGTACACCATCTGACCACAAAATACAGGTGGTCTATGGTGGGCCCACAGAATGGGATTCAGTATGGGCCCTTTGCTCTTCCCCAGAATGGATTGCCCATAAATCTTTATCTCAAGGATTCACTCAACTCATCACATTGA
- the LOC116028057 gene encoding abscisic acid 8'-hydroxylase CYP707A2 isoform X2 produces MEIPSIIFYLLASIIIFTFLLLLRSVFKLFSSPSAMKLPLPPGTLGWPFIGETFHLYSQDPNLFFSAKIKKYGSIFKTHILGCRCVMISSPAAAKMVLVTKAHLFKPTFPASKERMLGKQAIFFHQGDYHAKLRKLVLRAFMPESIKHFVPAVESIATNTLHSLQGRLINTYQEMKTYTFNVALLSILGKDEVVYREDLKRCYYILEKGYNSMPVNLPGTLFHKSMKARAELAKILAKILCIRRQSSETHNDLLGSLMADNEGLTDDQIADNIIGVIFAARDTTASVLTWILKFLAENPTVLEAVTVEQEAIMRSKGEKVLSWEDTKKMPITTRVIQETLRVASILSFTFREAVEDVEFEGYLIPKGWKVLPLFRNIHHSPDHFPDPETFDPSRFEVAPKPNTFMPFGNGAHACPGNEFSKLEILVLVHHLTTKYRWSMVGPQNGIQYGPFALPQNGLPINLYLKDSLNSSH; encoded by the exons ATGGAGATTCCATCAATAATCTTCTACCTTTTGGCTTCCATTATCATCTtcacctttcttcttctcctccgtTCAGTCTTcaagctcttctcttctccCTCAGCCATGAAATTGCCCCTCCCACCTGGCACTCTTGGCTGGCCCTTCATTGGAGAAACCTTTCACCTCTACTCTCAAGACCCAAATCTCTTCTTCTCCGCCAAAATCAAAAA GTATGGTTCTATATTCAAGACCCACATTTTGGGGTGTCGGTGTGTGATGATCTCCAGCCCGGCGGCGGCGAAGATGGTTCTGGTGACCAAGGCTCATCTCTTCAAGCCAACTTTTCCGGCGAGCAAAGAGAGAATGCTGGGGAAACAGGCCATCTTCTTCCACCAGGGAGACTACCATGCCAAACTCAGAAAGCTTGTCCTCCGAGCATTCATGCCGGAATCCATCAAACACTTCGTCCCCGCCGTCGAATCCATCGCCACCAACACCCTCCATTCCTTGCAGGGAAGACTCATCAACACCTACCAAGAAATGAAGACA tacACTTTCAATGTGGCGCTGCTTTCCATACTGGGAAAGGACGAGGTTGTCTACCGGGAAGATCTGAAGAGGTGCTACTACATTCTCGAGAAAGGCTACAACTCCATGCCGGTAAATCTTCCGGGAACGCTCTTCCACAAATCCATGAAAGCCCGAGCGGAGCTGGCGAAAATCCTGGCCAAAATCCTCTGCATTCGAAGGCAATCAAGCGAAACCCACAATGACTTGCTGGGATCTCTCATGGCCGACAACGAAGGCCTCACCGACGACCAGATTGCCGACAATATCATCGGAGTTATCTTCGCCGCCCGCGACACCACCGCCAGTGTTCTCACTTGGATCCTTAAATTCCTCGCTGAAAACCCCACTGTCCTTGAAGCTGTCACA GTTGAGCAAGAGGCTATTATGAGGAGCAAAGGGGAGAAGGTTTTGAGTTGGGAAGATACAAAGAAGATGCCAATTACTACAAGGGTAATTCAGGAAACACTAAGGGTGGCATCAATCTTGTCTTTCACTTTCAGAGAAGCTGTGGAAGATGTGGAGTTTGAAG ggTATCTCATTCCAAAAGGGTGGAAAGTGTTGCCTCTCTTCAGAAACATTCATCACAGCCCAGATCATTTCCCAGATCCAGAGACATTTGATCCTTCAAGATTTGAG GTTGCTCCAAAACCCAATACTTTTATGCCATTTGGCAATGGGGCCCATGCATGCCCTGGAAATGAGTTTTCCAAGCTGGAGATTTTGGTTCTTGTACACCATCTGACCACAAAATACAGGTGGTCTATGGTGGGCCCACAGAATGGGATTCAGTATGGGCCCTTTGCTCTTCCCCAGAATGGATTGCCCATAAATCTTTATCTCAAGGATTCACTCAACTCATCACATTGA